aaaaactttccTAACATCTTCTGTCAGGGCGGCCCCTGAACACATCTAGTAGAGCCTGACTAGTCTATTGAGGATCTATAGCGGACCCAAAGTTTTGGGTATAAGACATGGTTGATATTGCTGTTCGTGTTGTTTCCCAACATCTTCTACCCAAAAAAGGTGTACGCAAAAGATGAATTCTTTTTCTAGATGTAAAGAAGTTTGAATCTATAAATTTGTAAGAATCTTTTGATTTTGCTGTTGGCTTGGATGGAAGTCTAAATCTAAGGAGTTCACatgacataatattttttttaaattacaagcATGCTTACTcttataattatgaaataaatggTAACCAACATAAATTATGTCTAATAACTTGGAAAACTGACCTTATATGCATTTTCACCTCAAATAAACCAGTTGATGTAACTTTAGTTCTTACACAAAACATAATATAGGGATTTTTACCAAGTTTGGCATAAGCGTTAACCAATCTTATACAATTGCCTAATAAATTCACTCAAtatatacattgatatgatttcATTGGAGAGCCTTTGAAATTAGTAACCTATGGTTGCCCGTGAGAAAATTTAATAAGGCACAAAGAATTTGAGGTAGAATTTGAGGTATGTGGTTCCATTATCTTTTGTGTTTTGATGGTTGTTGGACATTAAGGTTAGCTATACTGATGAATATTCTACAATTTGCGAATACATTGAAGCTATATAACCAATACTTCAACAATTGGAAGTTTTTGTGTGCTCACTAGGTGAACAAAATTTATAACTAGTAGCATTAGCATGAGTGTTAGTAATAAATTAGTTGGTATCTTCAACCATTTAATATTTCAAGGGGAAATTTTGACATAAAATTACTTTCTATTTATAGGATATTAAACCTGCAGACAAAATTTCAGATGCAGTTCTTGAATCTGTCATCCTGCAATTTCTGCCCTACATTCGTTCTGGCAGCTTTGCTGATATTGGTCCTCGAAGATGCATGGAAGATGAACATATACAGATAGATGATCTATCTTCACACTTTGGATCAGTTTTAAAGTTTCCCAAGCCAAGTGCTTTTTATGGGGTAATGAGCTTGCGCCTAGGTGGCTATGACCTTAAATTTGATAGTTGTGTTGCTTTATAGCTGACTGAGGATGTATATATTACACAGGTATTTGATGGCCATGGAGGATCTGAAGCTGCAGATTATATCAGAAAAAATGTTATCAGACTCCTTTTTGAAGATGTCAACTTCCCCCAAGCATCTGAAGTCAATGATGTTTTCTTAGAAGAGGTTGAGAACTCAGTCCGGAAAGCATTTCGTCTGGCTGATCAAGCCTTAGCAGATGACCACAGTGTGAGCAGTTCTACAGGGACGACGGCTCTCACTGCTATGATATTTGGAAGGTAAATGCATgctttagaattttatttttcttcccattttgTCAAAACACCCTGTTTCTCCTTAGCAAAGTATTGTTTCAATTATATGATTTTGGTTCCTTTGTAGCAGTTTGCTCTGTCTAGTGTAAGTGCTTTGAATCTAGTTTCTTATGTATGATTAGTGGCTTTTTTTTGGACGATTATAGAAATTTGGTTAAAATATGTTAAAGAGTCTGGAATATTGGTGTTGTTCATTGCACATGTCTCTTGTTTTTGTTACTTGAACCATCAAACAGTTGCACAATTCCCGATTTCCTTCACACAGGTTTTACTATATGGGCCAGATGGGCAAATGTagacttttataatttttatgcctttctctaactAACAAAGGTCTGGTAGCTCAAGAAGAAATTTCCAATTGCTCTATATGTGCTCTGGTCTAATCatattgtttagttgtttcagcTTTACTTAGTCAATTGCTTACTAGTTTCTTCTCTTCCAGGCTTCTCATGGTTGCCAATATTGGTGACTGCAGAGCAGTTCTATGCCGGAAAGGAGAGGCAATTGATATGTCTCAAGACCACAGACCTATTTATCCATCAGAAAAGAGGCGTGTTGAAGAATTAGGTGGATACATTAATGACGATGGGTATCTAAATGGTGTTTTATCAGTTAGTCGAGCCTTGGGGGACTGGGATATGAAGTTCCCTCGTGGTTCTCCTTCGCCTCTCATTGCAGAGCCAGAGTTCCGGCAGGTGGTTCTATCTGAGGATGATGAGTTCCTCATCATAGGGTGTGATGGAATTTGGGATGTGATGTCAAGTCAGCAAGCAGTTAGTCTTGTTCGTCGTGGGCTGCGGCGGCATGATGACCCAGAGCAGTGTGCAAGGGACCTTGTCATGGAAGCCTTGCGTCTCAACACCTTTGACAACCTTACTGTGATTATTGTATGCTTATCTTCTCTAGATCACTGCCAGGAGCCGTCTCCACCCCGGCAACGAAAGATGAGGTGCTGTAGCCTCTCTGCAGAGGCCCTTTGTAGCTTGAGGAGCTTGCTGGATGGCAGTGCTAACCGTTGAACATACATACATTGATTCTGGCAGCGGTTGAATGTATATACATTTATTCTGCCGGCAGTTGAATGTATatacattttttgaaataaaatctcTCTCCCTTGCTTCTACGTTGAATCAAGTTGAATCAAATCTCGTCAGCCGAGAATAATTACTGTTTTTTGGCTGCTTCAGCTAGATGGGAGAAAAAGCAGCTAGCAGTTTTGTAGGTGCTGATTATTCAGCTATTTGTGGTGTTGATCCAGGCTGATGTACATATATAACCCAGGGAGGTGGATGGTGGTGGTGTAGAGATGTTGTATACTGAATACATTATTATTGTGTGTTCAAAAGTCATTGTGATTCTTTTTGTAAACAGTCCAGAGTGACCACACTTTGATTTGGTCCACATCTGATTCATAGTGTTTACCCTGTGTATAttctcaataaaatatatttatttcttcGTTGCCAATTTAAACCAGTGACTGCCCTTCTTCGATGTAGCAAGTACACATGATGTTTTGCAGTGTCTATATCCACGGCGCAATGTTTATGTCATTGTCATTGATATCAATCTGCTCGCTTTAGGGGTCAATGTAAAAATGCTCGGATATCGAAAGCACTGTATTACATGAAGCTTTGTCCAAATTAAGGTTTGCACCCATATCAAAATATGAATAATATTagtgataaattattttacaaaaaattttattaactgtcgatgtggtgagtggttatcagtaaatgaaaaagtgatattaatgatgagtctaaatgaaaaccaataaaaggttggtcatatcaacaatttgtaaaaatattataaaataatttgtgacgGTAACATTACTCTCAaaatattattagtttattgaattagataataaaatattttctcaaaaaaaaaaaaagataatagagtaaatgtatatattaattatctatgGTTGtgcattaattaattatattaaatgaatttatatgattatttttataaactctatagaagaaataatttttaattggaataataataataaatttaaaatatgacatttttcttcatgtttagTTACTTTAATAACAATTGacataaaagccataaaaaattatatatttgtgaattcatatatgtgtgtttggggggtgggggaggggggggggggactaaCGTTGTAGTATTTATTCTATATAATTAGAAATattaaatatgtttattttttatattaattattttaagcataatgaaactttcatatcatttttctaaaatttatatgagaaatttttttttttttttggttatgtgagaaacaattgatttgaaatatgatattcttgctcaaatttatttttttttgcaacaatttctaacaaaaatgaaaaaaaaaaaatagtaatacataatcaagaatgtaaaaaaataattgaaggatatttgcattttttttagtagCTAGGCATGAAACATGCCTATTTATATTAACTACTATATTATgcaattttaaatttgtaaacacATATATATCATATGATCAAATCACTATACACTACTCTtagtgtctttttatttttgtctataaaataactaaagattacaattttttacaagggaatttattataaaaaataaaaaaaattatgcattgaTGGTTGGgtggggatttgaaccctggatGTAAGGGTCGAAAACTCTATGAGGTGTCAATTAGTTAAAAGTTACAAAATTCTTAACAATACTTactgaaatatttaaaaataaaataaaaaataaaataagttgcaCCGCACATCATGCGGGAATTCAGCTAATATATATGAAGACTTTCTCTAAGGATTTATCAAGTTTTATGGTTTTATATACCTTAATCGATGGTTTTATACAGCTTAATCAACAGGATAAAggaaacataaacatatatacaTGATCATATGTGAATTAGCATGGAACCGGTCGACTAAGAAATACCATCCAACCTTAAAAAAGTTGTCTTCATATATCCATGAATTCAATCAGAACAAATTTGGGCCAATTATCTAAATTCTGAACAAATTTAGATGGATGAGTAAAAGTTAGACAatttaaggcaaaaaaatatttttagaattaacACTTTCTTGGGCCTGGCTGAAGAGCAATTGTTCATAGATTGTTCAAGTCTTAATCACAGGATAGTGTTACACAATGTCAATATTTCCTTTCAGTTTTTCGTCCCCCTTTCGTTGGGGcttccttttttatatatagttagcTAAATTGCATCTAAGCCCTCCGCTTGTACAGTCACTGACCTTCCTTTAGATGCTTATCCCATCaaggttttgttgaaagtggTAGATAGAGTGTGCTGCAAGCTGTTAAAGAACTATTTAGAGGTCATTCCTCTATTAATGCGGCCAGCTGAGTTGGTGCAGTATATTAAATGTGGAGGCGATGGTTACTTTGTTTGGATACttcccttcttctttgtttGCACGTTTTTACCGTCTTCTTCAGTATTCTATTATGTTATCTAGTGCAAGTGGTCTGCCTAACAATTCCAGAGGAATGCTTGCTCTTCGGGCTCCTCAGAAGGCCGGCCTCTTTGTGGTTCCTCTTCGGATTCTCATCTGCATGTTGGGTAAGGACTAATATGTGGGTGGGCCCTTCCCCTTCCTCGGACTTGGCCCACAAGCTATATTCTATACTCGAATTTTACCCCTCCCgcaactatatataaaaatttaaaataaaataaaataagtattgtagcaaaaaaattggAGTATACTAGTAAATCGTAatacattttaaataaattggACTTAACTTTTtgaccaaaaacataaaagtggCATCCGCAATCAGCATTAGCTTATGCAGCCATAagtttctcaccaaaaaaaaaaaaaaaaatgcttatgcAGCCATAAGCTTTCGAAGCAAAGAAATAAGAGCATATTCATTGACTACTGCATCTGGCTTGTTATATGCATTTTGCATAATATTGTACCAACAAAACACAAATTACCCCCACATCTAAACATGCATATTATCTTTACGCTAATATCTAAAGATAGCGTATAATCCTTCGCTCCTTTTTTAGTATTAACAAAACAGTCCTCCAATAGGATGGCAACGGCTTGGGTCTAGTTGGTTTTCTGATTAATAGTAAAgatttcttatatttatttaaatggttTGGGTTCATATTTTTAAATCCTTGGGTGGGTTTAGGATCTGGGAagtgtttgttttttatatttaaggTACCAAACCCAacttgaatgtttttttttttttttttttagagaaacaaatacacacacaagaaagagagaaatgagtTCTAACACAACTTGACTGTATTTAAATTACCAACATTAAACccttaccccccccccccccccaaaaaaaaattgatctttttataataaaattaactgtacatctctttttattttaaaacattatttaatttagcataattttttttaaaaaaatagtattttttatattcaattttaGGATAAAAAAAGGAGTTTGGGCCTTTCAAACATAAGCACATCATGGCAACAACCAGTATGATGTCCACAAGATCATCAGCAAACTGATCTCTCTGTCATTGGGAAAATAACAGGTGTTGTGATACCTGGAATGAGTTCTTACAACTCACTGTCTCATAGACACCATTCTTGTCATGAAAGAATCCtcagagcattcacatcaagaGTGCTACAATGCTAAAAATGCTATTAATAACAActaacacacaaaaaacacactACATCAAACATGTCAAATGCTATAATATTTCATGCCCATGGCAGCTCACTGTAGCAAGGTGCTATGTTTTTGAGACTCTTGATGTGAATTCTCTCAGCATACTCTCAAGTTCATGCCTTCATTAGCCCCTTTCAGATCCATAATTGTACCAACAACGACAATTAAGTGCATCTTTCAGCTTTGTATCAGTGGCATTTTTCATAAGCACATTGTTATAGACCTTGCTATCTGCGAGGTTTACTGATGCTAGCTCAGTAGAGATGGTTCCTAAGCCTTAAAGACGAGCTGACTCCTATAGATGACATGAACCTAGCATTGGTAGACAGAAATAAGGATTGGGCTTAGAGAGAAAACCTTAGTTCATTTGACTGATCCATATTGGCAAACAATAACAGAAAGTGGAAAGGCAGGGTAGACCACTGAAACTAGGTAGCCTTGTTCTTGGAACTCTCTTTGATCAACTCATCAACATGAAGCAAATAAACCTTTTTCTATGGGAATAAACAATCCCTCTGCAGACTCTCATATAGAAAAAATGG
The sequence above is drawn from the Quercus lobata isolate SW786 chromosome 12, ValleyOak3.0 Primary Assembly, whole genome shotgun sequence genome and encodes:
- the LOC115971653 gene encoding probable protein phosphatase 2C 49 isoform X1, which translates into the protein MGKMVVEAEVVCPQSVPVLDVQYISSSQADIKPADKISDAVLESVILQFLPYIRSGSFADIGPRRCMEDEHIQIDDLSSHFGSVLKFPKPSAFYGVFDGHGGSEAADYIRKNVIRLLFEDVNFPQASEVNDVFLEEVENSVRKAFRLADQALADDHSVSSSTGTTALTAMIFGRLLMVANIGDCRAVLCRKGEAIDMSQDHRPIYPSEKRRVEELGGYINDDGYLNGVLSVSRALGDWDMKFPRGSPSPLIAEPEFRQVVLSEDDEFLIIGCDGIWDVMSSQQAVSLVRRGLRRHDDPEQCARDLVMEALRLNTFDNLTVIIVCLSSLDHCQEPSPPRQRKMRCCSLSAEALCSLRSLLDGSANR
- the LOC115971653 gene encoding probable protein phosphatase 2C 49 isoform X2 gives rise to the protein MEDEHIQIDDLSSHFGSVLKFPKPSAFYGVFDGHGGSEAADYIRKNVIRLLFEDVNFPQASEVNDVFLEEVENSVRKAFRLADQALADDHSVSSSTGTTALTAMIFGRLLMVANIGDCRAVLCRKGEAIDMSQDHRPIYPSEKRRVEELGGYINDDGYLNGVLSVSRALGDWDMKFPRGSPSPLIAEPEFRQVVLSEDDEFLIIGCDGIWDVMSSQQAVSLVRRGLRRHDDPEQCARDLVMEALRLNTFDNLTVIIVCLSSLDHCQEPSPPRQRKMRCCSLSAEALCSLRSLLDGSANR